The nucleotide sequence CTCATAGACAGCTTGGCTGAGCTTAAGGAGTTCAGGGTCCTCGTCTTAAGCGGCGGCGAGCCGTTGCTGAGGGGGGACTTGTTCAAGATAATATCCTACGCTAGGGACGTTGGCTTCAGCGTCTTCATAGCCACCAACGGGACCCTGATCAATAGGAGGGTCGCGAAGCTCCTCAGGCACTACGACGTAGGCGTCGTAGTAAGCCTAGACGCCACCACCCCTAGCGTACATGACTACATACGCGGGGTCCTCGGCGCCTTCAATAGGTGTGTGGAGGGGCTGAGGAGCCTAAGGTCGGAGCCCGGCCTGTGGGCCCACCTGAACATCACGGCGTCCAAGATTAACGTTGACGAGGTCCCTAAGCTCCTCGACTACAGCGACGCCCTCGGCGCCATCACAGACTTCGTATACAGCTTCGTGCCAGCCGGCCGCGGCGGCCGGGTAGCAGGCGTAGAGCTTGAGGAGGGCGAGATGCTTCAGCTCCTCGAGGCGATCTCGTCTAGGCAGCGGAGGATTAGGGCCATAGTCGCGCCGGTCGCCCTGCCTCAATACTGGGCCTACCTCTCCACGCGGGCGGGGCTGCGCTCACGCCTCCTCGTCGAGGCGCTCAGCCAGCTATTCTGCGGCTGCATTGCTGGCAGCGGGATGATCTACGTGAAGCCCAACGGCGAGGTCTGGCCGTGCCCCTTCCTCCAAATACCGCTGGGGAACGCCCTCGAGGGGGTGGCTCGTGTGTGGAGGGGGGAGGCCTTGTCTAGCCTAAGGGATCGAAGTAGGCTGAAGGGTAGGTGTGGCAGCTGCACGTATAGACAGCTGTGTGGCGGCTGTAGGGCTAGGGCGTTCCTATCGACGGGCGACTACTTAGAGCAAGACCCTAAGTGCCCGCTGAGGGCACTGTCGCTAGCTCAATAGCCTAGCCTGCGGATTAGCCTCAAGACCCTCGGCGCCGCCTTCTCTAAGTCGCTGGGCGTAGCAGTGCGCCAGGCTGAGCACTCGACGTCTACTGAGACCCCTAAGCCCTCTACGTATATGAACGGGTAGAGCCTGCACCCCTCAGGCCTATGCGAGTAGACCTTGCACCTCCTCGAGGAGGGGTCGTAGAAGAAGCAGTGGCCGTCGACGTTCCTTAGCCTAAGCAAGCCCCGCCTGAGCTCAGCGAACTCCTCGACGCGGTAGCCGAGCCCCTCGAGCCTCCTCGCGTCCCCTCGGGTTAGCGGCATCTCAGTGTTAATGCAGCAGGCGCCGCACTTAAGGCACTTAAACCCCACGGGCTTCTAACAGCGGTGACGCTAGTTATACCTTTGCCCGCCGCTAAGGCCGTAGAGGAGGCGACATAGTTATGGAGGGCCTCTAGCTAACGCCCGCTCGGCTAGCCGCCCTCGTAGTGAGGGGAGGGTTAAAATAGCTATTTTGCTTAATGAAGTAGAGGCCCAGTGAGCTTAGGTGTGCTCGTTGGCTAGTAGGCCTAGAATTAGGATTGGCCACATATACCCGATCAAGAGGAGGGTGGGCCACATATACCCGATTAAGCGGGGTGCGCCCCGTGGCGGTGAGGGTGAGGCTAAGGATCAGGTCCTTGAAGGGCGGCGGGGAGGTAGCTAGCTCAGCCCTCGTCAACTCTGGCTTCGAAGCCGAGACCCCTCAACTACTAGTTCCCCGCAGGCTAGCTATGGAGCTAGGGCTCTGGCCCCCGCCTGAGGACGCCTACTTAGTAGAGGTCGGCACTGCTGGAGGGCCCGTGAGAAACTACTTGGCTCCGAGCGCGGCTGAAGTATACGTCGAAGCGGCTGGCAGGGTCGTAGGGCCGGTGAAGTGCGACGTAATGATATCCCACCTAGAGTGCGAGGTCTTAATAAGCGATAGGCTCGGCGGCGAACTGGGCGTAGTGATCTTAGACCTGAGGGGTAAGTGGAGGTTCTTTGACGAAGACGTCACCAGGGTGACTGAGCCGCCGCAGTACTGGCTTTAGGCTTGGCTGCGGTTGTAGCTATGAATAACCTCCACGCCTCTTCGCACTGGTCTATTTAAGCTAATTACGACAAAGCACTGAGTGTCTTCCCTATACTTCCCTCGGCCTCGCCTCAATTAGCCTTGTCCAGGGGCCCTTGACGAGGCTCACCATAACCATCGCCGCTGTAAATACAGCCCCGGGTATGAGCATCGATAAGTATGGATTGAGGTGCTTTGAGACTATCTCCATCATCCCTGGGCGTAGTGCGGAGAACGCTACCATGGGCACTATGCCTAGCAAGAAGATGTACAGCGCTCCCGCCGCTAAAGCCGAGGAGGCTTCACTCAGCCTCAACTTAGTGTTGAGCAGCCCCTTCACTAAGCCGAATATTGCTCCCATTAGCACGTACTGGACGACTAGGGCCACCGGGGCAATGAGCATGGCCGACCGGACTGCTTCCTTAACTAGGCTGAGCGCCTCGCTCAGCTCTTCGGGCGAGGAAACGCCGGAGAGCTCATACCTCAGCAACTCTTCTACCAAGGCCTCTACGGCTGGCGTTGGCATAAGTATAGTCGCCGTCAGCAGGCTCAGTATGAGCCCAGTGAGTACGCCGGCGAGGATTCCTTGGAGCGCGTGCCTCTCATAGCTACCCACGCCGTAGCTCACCAAAGCTATATACTGCCTACAGCGTAGCTTTAAGCCTGATGCTTGAGAGGGTGGTTGGGTGGGTGCTCAAGAAGCCGCCATCCCGATAGCTATCTCACTAGCCCCAGCGCTAGTGGCCTTATTCAAGGCCTCAGGCACGAGGGCGACTGCTTGGATAATAGCGGCTCTGGGAGGGGGCGGATGGCTCGTAGCGCTCGTCCTGAGGCTCCCCGTATTAATGGCCGTGCCCCTCTCAGGCATAGTCTACGGGTACTTTTCCTCAGCCATGGCCGGGCTGTTCGAAGAGACCGCTAGGTCCATGCTCCTTAGGCTAGACTTAGTTAGGCGCCTCTCACTAAGGGGGGCGGCGGCCCTAGGGCTCGGGTGGGGGCTTACGGAGGCGCTGCTCGTATACGCCATACCGGCGGGCCTCGCCGCGGCCGCGGGCCGGTACGGCTGGACCGACCTACTGCCCGGCGCTCTAGAGAGGAATAGCGCTCTGCTAATACACCTGTCTCTAGCTATGCTCTTAAGCTGGGATCCACGGAGCCTTAAGCTACTGGCAGCATCGATAGTTATCCACTCAGCAGCTAACTCCGTGGCTGTAACGTCCCTGTACTTACTGAGGGACGTGTGGCTCGTGGAGCTTATAATAGCGCTCTTCAGCGCAGCTACGTTCACGGCTATAACTGCCTGTACGCTAAAGAGATTTAAGCCGCCTGCGGGCCAGGCTCGCTGAGGGCGGTATGAGCGAGGAAGTTATCGTTACCACCCTGGACTACGTCCCTGGGTACAGGGTTAGCAAGGTCCTGGGGCTTATTAGCGGGAGCGTCGTTAGGGCTAGGAGTCTAGGGCGCGACATCGTGGCGGTCCTGAGGAACATAGCTGGAGGGGAGGTCGTCGAGTATACGGAGCTATTGGCTAGGTCTAGGGATGAGGCTATAAAGAGGATGGTTGAGAAGGCGAAGGCTGTGGGGGCTAATGGGGTAGTGGGAGTAAGGCTAACGACCTCGAACATAATGAGCGGGGCGGCGGAAGTAGTGGCCTACGGGACAGCCGTGGTCTTAGAGAAGGAGGCTGCTTAGCGCCGGCCCTACGAGCCCCTGCTATCTATCAGCCTGGCGTACTCCTCAATCCTACTCGGAGACGTGTAGACGTTAAA is from Candidatus Nezhaarchaeota archaeon and encodes:
- a CDS encoding radical SAM protein; its protein translation is MAPQRPAARRARPFYSPPTLALRQLAIGASLALMTRASPGTAASWLRRLPRLLKGLGGMVKLGCFGCHPHIVWEVTLKCNLKCLHCEVGGGEERYEELETGEALSLIDSLAELKEFRVLVLSGGEPLLRGDLFKIISYARDVGFSVFIATNGTLINRRVAKLLRHYDVGVVVSLDATTPSVHDYIRGVLGAFNRCVEGLRSLRSEPGLWAHLNITASKINVDEVPKLLDYSDALGAITDFVYSFVPAGRGGRVAGVELEEGEMLQLLEAISSRQRRIRAIVAPVALPQYWAYLSTRAGLRSRLLVEALSQLFCGCIAGSGMIYVKPNGEVWPCPFLQIPLGNALEGVARVWRGEALSSLRDRSRLKGRCGSCTYRQLCGGCRARAFLSTGDYLEQDPKCPLRALSLAQ
- a CDS encoding YkgJ family cysteine cluster protein encodes the protein MGFKCLKCGACCINTEMPLTRGDARRLEGLGYRVEEFAELRRGLLRLRNVDGHCFFYDPSSRRCKVYSHRPEGCRLYPFIYVEGLGVSVDVECSAWRTATPSDLEKAAPRVLRLIRRLGY
- a CDS encoding YhfC family glutamic-type intramembrane protease, with product MGAQEAAIPIAISLAPALVALFKASGTRATAWIIAALGGGGWLVALVLRLPVLMAVPLSGIVYGYFSSAMAGLFEETARSMLLRLDLVRRLSLRGAAALGLGWGLTEALLVYAIPAGLAAAAGRYGWTDLLPGALERNSALLIHLSLAMLLSWDPRSLKLLAASIVIHSAANSVAVTSLYLLRDVWLVELIIALFSAATFTAITACTLKRFKPPAGQAR
- a CDS encoding YbjQ family protein, with amino-acid sequence MSEEVIVTTLDYVPGYRVSKVLGLISGSVVRARSLGRDIVAVLRNIAGGEVVEYTELLARSRDEAIKRMVEKAKAVGANGVVGVRLTTSNIMSGAAEVVAYGTAVVLEKEAA